The DNA sequence CACTTAACATCAATTGAGAAAGCATTAAGTTAAATACACTATTATAAACTTGAGCAGCATTACGAGTTATGTAAACAGAAGGGTATTTATTTTGACTACTTTCTTTTATGACATCATAAAAAGTTTTAGTATCAATTAAATTCAAAGACTTTGTTTTTGATTGCTTCTGGACATTACAACTTATAGAAACCAAAGGTAAAGCAACAGTTGTTAAAGCACTAAATATTAAGTTAATTTTTTTCATATTACTCCATTTCAATACTTAAAAAAATAGTATTTTTTTGATATTTTGCTTAAATTTTAGTCTTTTTTTTTTTTTTTATAAAAACAGGTAAAATCATAAAGAAAGGGTGTAAAATATGAAAAAAAATAAATGATTTTTCACATTAGGAACTATTAGTTTAATACTTCCAACAATTGCTATTTCTGCTTCGTGTGGAAAGAAAAATGAAAATAAAAATAAGGTTGAAAATCCTAATAAAAATGATCAAGACAACAAAGATGAAAGTTTAAATACTTCCGGATCAGGCGATAGTGTGAATCCTGGAAACTAAATAATATTAATTAGTGTATTGCATAAGTAATTTTCTTTTGCATTATTTTGTAAATTCATAGAGTCTTATGTTATATTCAAATGACCCTAGATTAACTTTGAAGTGCAAACGTATTTGCGTTTGTACTTTTTTGATTTAAAATAAAAAAAAAGAGAATAAACTAGGACACAAAAAGTTGACAAATAAATGTCAACTTTTTGTGTCCTAGTTTACTTAGTATTTTTATTTTCTAATTATAATAGTGAAACGCTTTGACGGACTAATCTGTTTAAACGGCGCAAGGCTTTTTATAAAAAATTTAATTTTTATGTAAAACAAACATAAGAGAAGTGTTTGCACTTGAAGGTTTAAAAAGGAATACAGAGAATTAATCTCTGTAATTTTTAAAATAAAAATCACCACTTACTGGTGATATGGCTGTCCCAGTTAGATTCGAACTAACGCATGACGGAACCAAAACCCGTTGCCTTACCGCTTGGCGATGGGACAATATGGTGGGGGGAGAGGGATTCGAACCCCCGAATCCTAAGAAAGTGGGTTACAGCCACCCGCATTTGGCCGCTTTGCTATCCCCCCGTGTTTGCTTTAATATTATATAGCATTTAAACATTTTTCAAATAAATTTAAGTAAAAATTTATATTGGATAATATCTAGAGTTTTTTTCATAAAAAACACAGTTTATAATGGATTATTATGTTTTTATTAAAATTAGTTTAAAATTAATATTATTAATATTAGGAGGACGTGTGCAATTAATAAAATCATTTGAAACAACAAGTTCTAAAGGCGGACTTGTTGATGTATTCAACACACCAGTTTCATGAATTATTTTTGGTGTTGTGGGTGTAATTTTTATCGGATGGATTTCTTACTCATACATTAAAGGGCAAATAGATAAAAAGAAACTCAAAAAACAAGCACTAGAATTAGAGATTAAATCTAAAGAGGAATATAATGAATCACTTGCTAAAATGTACTACATTATCAAAACAAATGAAAAGTATTTAAGTGAGTTTACAGTAAGTATTGGTAAATACAATATGGGTACTTTGACTAACACAACTCAAAGCATAATTACTGATTTACTCAGTGAACAGTATTTTAAAGATTTAATTTTATTTAATGTTGATTACAAAAAATACGTTAATCACATCATCACACTCAAAGATAATAAAAGTAATAACTGAACTAAAAAATGTAATGATTCAATTATTGAAATTGAAAAACTTTTCGAAAAAAACAAAGATTCTTATGATCAAGATAAATTGAACGATTTTGAAGAAAGGGTATTAAAATACTATGAAAACAAATTATTTAACTAAATTCAAAGAAATGACTTTACCAAATAAACTAACAATCACTAGATTATTGCTTGCGATACCATTATTTGTATTTTCATTATTAGCATAC is a window from the Mycoplasma anserisalpingitidis genome containing:
- a CDS encoding variable surface lipoprotein, with amino-acid sequence MKKNKWFFTLGTISLILPTIAISASCGKKNENKNKVENPNKNDQDNKDESLNTSGSGDSVNPGN
- a CDS encoding MHJ_0274 family protein; this translates as MQLIKSFETTSSKGGLVDVFNTPVSWIIFGVVGVIFIGWISYSYIKGQIDKKKLKKQALELEIKSKEEYNESLAKMYYIIKTNEKYLSEFTVSIGKYNMGTLTNTTQSIITDLLSEQYFKDLILFNVDYKKYVNHIITLKDNKSNNWTKKCNDSIIEIEKLFEKNKDSYDQDKLNDFEERVLKYYENKLFN